The Natrinema salaciae genome includes a window with the following:
- a CDS encoding outer membrane protein assembly factor BamB family protein, with protein MPPARRSLLTTVAATGSSVALAGCSALSSFRDPDPDEPPPAGGGTLSNPENSATGANGEWSTFGCNAANTRAVGDAAAPVDGLSERWRVEIAQSASRAPVVASGRVYQPDVDTLRVLTADDGSELWTLEDVREVPLVWNDVAYVSTGDAIRALEADTGDQLWERKFEMPGRVTTPATHGGERLVCGAGERVVALDTDDGTVRWDREVFGQVLDHPAVFMGHWFVVTTRAGMVYLLNGDGMGGKRWQLPVKPTAPPSADTSSVYVNCRNGTTYALMDDGISDPTRNWTADIGWAERGIAVADGLVLVANNRGLHAVGTESGDHYWEHDVGDGRHTAPAYGRDTVFVGGDRLHALDPTPGDSPEGGPAVRFEREFAGRVGPGPVLDDGTIYVVAQVDDETDALLALD; from the coding sequence GTGCCTCCCGCCCGACGATCCCTGCTGACGACCGTCGCTGCGACCGGCTCGAGCGTCGCCCTCGCGGGTTGTTCCGCGCTCTCGAGCTTCAGAGATCCGGACCCGGACGAGCCGCCGCCGGCGGGCGGTGGTACGCTGTCGAATCCCGAGAACAGCGCCACCGGGGCGAACGGCGAGTGGTCGACGTTCGGTTGCAATGCGGCCAACACGCGGGCGGTCGGTGACGCCGCTGCACCGGTCGACGGCCTTTCCGAGCGGTGGCGCGTCGAGATCGCACAGTCCGCCTCTCGGGCACCGGTCGTCGCCAGTGGACGCGTCTACCAGCCCGATGTGGATACCCTTCGGGTCCTCACTGCTGACGACGGCTCGGAACTGTGGACGCTCGAGGACGTCAGAGAGGTGCCGTTGGTCTGGAACGACGTCGCCTACGTCTCGACCGGCGACGCGATTCGCGCGCTCGAGGCCGACACGGGCGACCAACTGTGGGAACGGAAGTTCGAGATGCCCGGCCGGGTGACGACGCCGGCGACTCACGGGGGAGAGCGACTGGTCTGTGGGGCGGGAGAACGCGTCGTCGCCCTCGATACCGACGACGGGACGGTACGGTGGGATCGCGAGGTGTTCGGACAGGTGCTCGATCACCCTGCCGTTTTCATGGGACACTGGTTCGTCGTTACCACTCGAGCTGGGATGGTGTATTTGCTGAACGGGGACGGAATGGGTGGGAAGCGGTGGCAACTACCCGTCAAGCCGACAGCTCCGCCCAGCGCGGATACCAGCTCGGTCTACGTCAACTGCCGAAATGGGACCACGTACGCGCTGATGGACGACGGTATTTCGGACCCGACACGCAACTGGACGGCTGATATCGGCTGGGCAGAACGCGGTATCGCCGTGGCCGACGGACTCGTTCTCGTCGCGAACAATCGGGGACTTCACGCCGTCGGTACCGAATCGGGTGATCACTACTGGGAACACGACGTCGGCGACGGGCGACACACTGCACCTGCGTACGGTCGTGACACTGTCTTCGTCGGCGGCGACCGTCTCCACGCGCTGGACCCGACGCCCGGGGACAGTCCGGAGGGCGGCCCTGCGGTCCGATTCGAGCGCGAGTTCGCGGGCCGGGTGGGACCGGGGCCGGTCCTCGACGACGGGACGATCTACGTCGTCGCACAGGTCGACGACGAGACCGACGCCCTGCTGGCACTGGACTGA
- a CDS encoding 5-methyltetrahydropteroyltriglutamate--homocysteine methyltransferase: protein MTEYVSTTPGLYPLPDWAKDDLSDLKGHQKHDLISGDESDEIAAAYEAAREEVVGVQQDAGLDRVVEGQLRWDDMLAHPLAVADAVETRGIVRYYDNNNFYREPVVQDDLEPSGDVASELEAAAELAGGDDLQAVLPGPYSLADLATDEHYGDDADFLAAIADFLAGEADAFPDHETLFLLEPSLVENAPEDGEDERASEAIDRVASATDADVVVQPYWGALEEKVYAHLLDADIDAVGFDFVANQDDNLYNIQEYGATDDVALGLADGQNTLVEDPEAIRDRTEWVEGQLGVTEFETVYLTTNTETFYLPYGKYVEKLEVLAEAADLAEVKAA, encoded by the coding sequence ATGACTGAGTACGTTTCGACCACGCCGGGGCTGTATCCGCTCCCGGACTGGGCGAAAGACGACCTCTCGGACCTGAAAGGGCACCAGAAACACGACCTCATCAGCGGCGACGAGAGCGACGAGATCGCCGCGGCCTACGAGGCGGCGCGCGAAGAAGTGGTCGGCGTCCAGCAGGACGCCGGTCTCGACCGCGTCGTCGAGGGCCAGCTGCGCTGGGACGACATGCTCGCCCACCCGCTGGCGGTCGCCGACGCCGTCGAAACGCGCGGTATCGTCCGCTACTACGACAACAACAACTTCTACCGAGAGCCGGTCGTTCAGGACGATCTCGAGCCCTCCGGCGACGTCGCGTCGGAACTCGAGGCGGCCGCCGAACTGGCCGGCGGCGACGATCTGCAGGCCGTCCTCCCCGGTCCGTACTCCCTCGCCGATCTCGCGACCGACGAACACTACGGCGACGACGCCGACTTCCTCGCGGCGATCGCCGACTTCCTCGCGGGCGAGGCGGACGCCTTCCCGGACCACGAGACCCTGTTCCTGCTCGAGCCGTCGCTGGTCGAGAACGCGCCCGAGGACGGCGAGGACGAGCGCGCGAGCGAGGCGATCGATCGGGTCGCGAGCGCGACCGACGCCGACGTCGTCGTCCAGCCCTACTGGGGCGCGCTCGAGGAGAAGGTCTACGCGCACCTGCTCGACGCCGATATCGACGCGGTCGGCTTCGACTTCGTCGCGAATCAGGACGACAACCTCTACAACATTCAGGAGTACGGCGCGACCGACGACGTCGCGCTCGGCCTCGCCGACGGGCAGAACACCCTCGTCGAGGACCCCGAGGCGATTCGCGACCGGACCGAGTGGGTCGAGGGCCAGCTCGGCGTCACCGAGTTCGAGACGGTCTACCTGACGACGAACACCGAGACGTTCTACCTGCCGTACGGCAAGTACGTAGAGAAACTCGAGGTCCTTGCCGAAGCCGCGGACCTCGCGGAGGTGAAAGCAGCATGA
- a CDS encoding methionine synthase has translation MSTNTNENKDQFRQPDHEHDHFLLTTVVGSYPKPKWLNRAKDLYEDEESDFDDENWREAKDDAARVITDEHERAGLDVVVDGEMRRNEMVEFFAHRIEGYEFNGPVKVWGHNYFDKPSVVSEVEYDDSWLVDEYEFTAAASDRPVKVPITGPYTLANWSFNEAYEDDDELTLELADLVNEEIEKLVDAGARYIQIDEPALATTPDDHAIVGEALEHIVADIPDDVRIGLHVCYGDYSRIYPEILEFPVDEFDLELANGDYEQLDVFKDPEFTKDLALGVCDAHVADVESVEQIEENIKKGLEVVPPEQLVVSPDCGVKLLPREVAYGKMANMVQAARNVEADLDAGEIDIEHGAPTPADD, from the coding sequence ATGAGCACGAACACGAACGAGAACAAGGATCAGTTCCGACAGCCCGACCACGAGCACGACCACTTCCTGCTGACGACCGTCGTCGGCTCCTACCCCAAACCCAAGTGGCTCAACCGCGCGAAGGATCTCTACGAGGACGAGGAGAGCGACTTCGACGACGAGAACTGGCGGGAAGCGAAGGACGACGCCGCGCGCGTGATCACCGACGAGCACGAGCGGGCCGGCCTCGACGTCGTCGTCGACGGCGAGATGCGGCGCAACGAGATGGTCGAGTTCTTCGCCCACCGCATCGAGGGCTACGAGTTCAACGGCCCGGTCAAGGTCTGGGGTCACAACTACTTCGACAAGCCCAGCGTCGTCAGCGAGGTCGAGTACGACGACTCCTGGCTGGTCGACGAGTACGAGTTCACCGCGGCCGCCAGCGACCGGCCGGTCAAGGTCCCGATCACGGGCCCCTACACCCTCGCGAACTGGTCGTTCAACGAGGCCTACGAGGACGACGACGAGCTCACCCTGGAGCTCGCCGACCTCGTCAACGAGGAGATCGAGAAGCTCGTCGACGCCGGCGCACGGTACATCCAGATCGACGAGCCCGCGCTCGCGACCACGCCCGACGACCACGCCATCGTCGGCGAGGCGCTCGAGCACATCGTCGCGGACATTCCCGACGACGTCCGCATCGGGCTCCACGTCTGTTACGGCGACTACTCCCGGATCTACCCCGAGATCCTCGAGTTCCCGGTCGACGAGTTCGATCTCGAACTCGCGAACGGCGACTACGAGCAGCTCGACGTCTTCAAGGACCCCGAGTTCACCAAGGACCTCGCGCTCGGCGTCTGCGACGCCCACGTCGCCGACGTCGAGTCCGTCGAGCAGATCGAGGAGAACATCAAGAAGGGCCTGGAGGTCGTCCCGCCGGAACAGCTCGTCGTCTCGCCTGACTGCGGCGTGAAGCTGCTGCCCCGGGAGGTCGCGTACGGGAAGATGGCGAACATGGTACAGGCGGCCCGCAACGTCGAGGCCGACCTCGATGCGGGTGAGATCGATATCGAGCACGGTGCGCCGACGCCGGCCGACGACTGA
- a CDS encoding nitroreductase family protein: protein MKDALETERELRDDAAEYREPAYDIDPLFVNRWSPRAMTGEPLDEDEYLPLFEAARWAPSAFNNQHWRFVIADREDEEWERFVDLLVETNRAWATDAAVLAVIVSKTTFDHNGEPAPTHSFDTGAAWQNLALEGARRELVVHAMAGFDYERAADELDVADEFDVQAMVAIGERAPPETLPEELREREQPSDRKPVDEIVHRGGFE, encoded by the coding sequence ATGAAAGACGCCCTCGAGACGGAACGCGAACTTCGCGACGACGCCGCCGAGTATCGCGAGCCCGCCTACGACATCGATCCCCTGTTCGTCAACCGCTGGTCGCCCCGCGCGATGACCGGCGAACCGCTCGACGAAGACGAGTACCTCCCGCTGTTCGAGGCCGCCCGCTGGGCGCCCTCGGCGTTCAACAACCAGCACTGGCGGTTCGTGATCGCCGACCGCGAGGACGAGGAGTGGGAGCGCTTCGTCGACTTGCTCGTGGAGACGAATCGGGCCTGGGCGACCGACGCCGCCGTCCTCGCCGTCATCGTCTCGAAGACGACGTTCGATCACAACGGCGAACCGGCGCCGACCCACTCCTTCGATACCGGTGCGGCGTGGCAGAACCTCGCCCTCGAGGGTGCCCGTCGCGAGCTGGTCGTCCACGCGATGGCCGGCTTCGACTACGAGCGCGCGGCTGACGAACTGGACGTTGCTGACGAATTCGACGTCCAGGCGATGGTCGCGATCGGCGAGCGCGCCCCGCCGGAGACGCTCCCCGAGGAGCTGCGAGAGCGCGAACAGCCCAGCGACCGGAAGCCAGTCGACGAAATCGTCCACCGCGGCGGCTTCGAGTAA
- a CDS encoding beta-glucosidase family protein codes for MKATGAVTAASAVGVGTNTAAAGANEDDITELIEELSLEQKVGQMTQVAIDDLGEGFGPETAFDDHDDVDTLGQLLAEHHVGSVLNGGATGPTFDGEEFVAGLNDLQRYTVENTDHGIPFLWGGDALHGNTLLDGCTSFPQRLNMGATRDVELVEAAATHTGNEIAAMGGHWIFGPTVDVLRDMRWGRYFEGHSEDSMLLGELGRARARGFQRNGRVAATVKHFAGYGTPNTGKDRAHARTSMRDLRTRQLPAYRRALEEAETVMVNSGAVNGKPAHVSQWLLTQVLRERYGFDGVVLTDWDDFERLQSNHQYLPDTPDGWRRAVKQGLEAGIDMHMCGGETPPTAFIETTIDLVESGDVSEERIDESVRRILELKRRLGLFDQPCVDEDEIGDLVGGARDVSERLAKESLVLLANEDDVLPLEGTEDVLLTGPGIEGETPNRFLMQHGGWTLGWQGIEDGDLTEDGPRPRQNTIAGELADRLGDRLTHVPTEFEAAPYGSIYENFDNGFFDVTDEQEAAVVDAAETADTVVVVLGEGPHNEGFGDRDKMRFPEAQRDLVALLDAETDDDVPLVGVIVAGSPRGTDETFDRLDAVLFAGQPGSDTGVAVTDALFGDYNPSGRLPFTWEANVGHVPLFYDDYPPRQSVGAADGMVQFEFGHGLSYTDWEYAGLSLSTPAVEDPASTSTVTARVGVENTGDRAGEHIVEVYNTEFYGSVLQPQRRLMGFERVALQPGESATVDVELDLATLEVVPGDVPGDQAAVVEAGEYELSVGDETTTLTVENEASITDPEPAPGRYDIDGDGSEDFEDVMALYRRLKRRKRGESGRHESGHGRGNDRGGERGHEWDR; via the coding sequence ATGAAAGCGACCGGTGCGGTGACGGCCGCGTCCGCGGTCGGCGTCGGGACGAACACCGCCGCTGCCGGGGCGAACGAGGACGACATCACCGAGCTGATCGAGGAGCTATCCCTCGAGCAGAAGGTCGGACAGATGACGCAGGTAGCGATCGACGACCTCGGCGAGGGGTTCGGCCCCGAGACTGCGTTCGACGATCACGACGACGTAGACACGCTCGGGCAGCTGCTCGCGGAGCACCACGTCGGATCGGTCCTCAACGGCGGCGCCACGGGGCCGACGTTCGACGGCGAGGAGTTCGTCGCGGGGCTCAACGACCTTCAGCGATACACCGTCGAGAACACCGACCACGGGATCCCGTTTCTCTGGGGTGGCGACGCCCTCCACGGGAACACGCTGCTCGACGGCTGTACGAGCTTTCCCCAGCGGCTGAACATGGGCGCGACCCGCGACGTCGAACTGGTCGAGGCGGCGGCGACCCACACCGGGAACGAAATCGCGGCGATGGGCGGCCACTGGATCTTCGGACCGACGGTGGACGTCCTCCGCGATATGCGCTGGGGGCGGTACTTCGAGGGCCACAGCGAGGATTCGATGCTGCTCGGCGAACTGGGGAGGGCGCGAGCGCGGGGGTTCCAGCGGAACGGTCGCGTCGCCGCGACGGTCAAACACTTCGCCGGCTACGGGACGCCGAACACGGGCAAGGACCGGGCACACGCCCGAACGTCGATGCGCGATCTCCGCACCAGACAGCTGCCGGCCTACAGACGAGCGCTCGAGGAGGCCGAGACGGTGATGGTCAACAGCGGGGCGGTCAACGGCAAACCAGCCCACGTCTCGCAGTGGCTGCTGACGCAGGTGCTGCGGGAGCGATACGGGTTCGACGGCGTCGTCCTCACGGACTGGGACGACTTCGAACGACTGCAGTCCAACCATCAGTACCTGCCCGATACGCCGGACGGGTGGCGACGGGCCGTCAAGCAGGGTCTCGAAGCGGGTATCGACATGCACATGTGCGGCGGCGAGACGCCGCCGACGGCGTTCATCGAGACGACGATCGACCTCGTCGAGAGCGGCGACGTCTCGGAGGAGCGAATCGACGAGTCGGTCCGGCGAATCCTCGAGCTCAAGCGACGCCTCGGTCTGTTCGATCAGCCCTGCGTCGACGAGGACGAGATCGGCGACCTGGTCGGCGGTGCGCGGGACGTCTCCGAGCGACTCGCCAAGGAGTCGCTGGTCCTGCTGGCGAACGAGGACGACGTCCTCCCGCTCGAGGGCACCGAGGACGTGTTGCTGACCGGCCCCGGGATCGAGGGTGAAACGCCGAACCGATTCCTGATGCAACACGGCGGCTGGACGCTCGGTTGGCAGGGGATCGAGGACGGCGACCTGACCGAGGACGGGCCGCGGCCGCGTCAGAACACGATCGCTGGCGAGCTGGCCGACCGGCTCGGCGACCGGCTCACCCACGTTCCGACGGAGTTCGAGGCCGCGCCCTACGGGAGTATCTACGAGAACTTCGACAACGGCTTCTTCGACGTCACCGACGAGCAGGAAGCGGCGGTCGTCGACGCCGCCGAGACGGCCGACACCGTCGTCGTCGTGCTCGGCGAAGGCCCACACAACGAGGGTTTCGGCGACCGCGACAAGATGCGCTTCCCCGAGGCGCAGCGGGACCTCGTGGCGCTGCTCGACGCGGAGACCGACGACGACGTTCCGCTCGTCGGCGTGATCGTCGCTGGCAGCCCGCGCGGGACCGACGAGACGTTCGACCGCCTCGACGCGGTCCTGTTCGCCGGACAGCCCGGCAGCGATACCGGCGTCGCGGTCACCGACGCGCTGTTCGGCGACTACAACCCCTCGGGGCGGCTCCCGTTCACCTGGGAGGCGAACGTCGGCCACGTCCCCCTCTTCTACGACGACTATCCGCCGCGCCAGTCCGTCGGTGCGGCGGACGGGATGGTCCAGTTCGAGTTCGGACACGGACTCTCGTACACCGACTGGGAGTACGCGGGGCTCTCGCTGTCGACGCCCGCGGTCGAGGACCCTGCGTCGACATCGACGGTCACGGCGCGGGTGGGTGTCGAGAACACCGGCGACCGGGCCGGCGAGCACATCGTCGAGGTGTACAACACCGAATTCTACGGATCGGTACTGCAGCCCCAGCGCCGGTTGATGGGATTCGAGCGAGTGGCCCTGCAACCCGGTGAGTCCGCGACCGTCGACGTCGAACTCGACCTCGCGACGCTCGAGGTCGTCCCCGGCGACGTCCCTGGCGACCAGGCGGCGGTGGTCGAGGCCGGCGAGTACGAGCTCTCGGTCGGCGACGAGACGACGACGCTGACCGTCGAAAACGAGGCCTCGATCACGGATCCCGAGCCGGCACCCGGCCGATACGACATCGACGGCGACGGCAGCGAGGACTTCGAGGACGTGATGGCGCTCTACCGCCGACTCAAGCGGCGGAAACGAGGCGAAAGTGGCCGACACGAAAGCGGTCACGGACGTGGGAACGATCGCGGCGGCGAGCGCGGACACGAGTGGGATCGGTAA
- a CDS encoding TrmB family transcriptional regulator: MDGDELTEILEDAGLSPYQSDAYVTLLGLGSASATDIAQASDVPDPRIYDVLRGLEEAGYIETYEQDSLHARAHDPANVLADLRSRATRFETAANEIEDRWSRPDLEEHKVSIVKRLDTVLARADELIRSATNQVQIGLTPAQFDELSDALTAAHESGVDVKICLFPLTTTETDVPSRESLADACTEARYRNLPSPFVALVDRSWTCFSPHGQSTNEYGVIVNDRTHTYVFHWYFLTCLWEIHDTIYSARGDDPPITYVDLRQCLRDVEPLLEDGATIEATVYGFETDTGREVTRRGTITDLTYTGHSTVDGQQTALFHLAGKASLTLATDDGTYTVGGWGAMLEDYEATRITIESID; the protein is encoded by the coding sequence ATGGACGGTGACGAACTAACCGAGATCCTCGAGGACGCGGGGCTCTCGCCGTATCAGTCGGATGCGTACGTCACGCTGCTCGGTCTCGGGTCCGCGTCGGCGACCGACATCGCACAGGCCAGCGACGTCCCGGATCCGCGAATCTACGACGTGTTGCGCGGCCTCGAGGAGGCGGGATACATCGAGACCTACGAGCAGGACAGTCTCCACGCTCGCGCACACGACCCGGCGAACGTGCTGGCCGACCTCCGCTCGCGGGCGACTCGCTTCGAGACGGCGGCCAACGAGATCGAGGATCGGTGGAGTCGACCGGACCTCGAGGAGCACAAGGTGAGCATCGTCAAGCGCCTCGACACGGTCCTGGCGCGGGCCGACGAGTTGATTCGCTCGGCGACGAATCAGGTCCAGATCGGCCTCACCCCCGCGCAGTTCGACGAGCTGTCGGACGCGCTGACGGCTGCCCACGAATCGGGGGTCGACGTCAAGATCTGTCTGTTTCCGTTGACCACCACGGAGACGGACGTTCCGTCGAGGGAGTCGTTGGCCGATGCCTGTACCGAGGCGCGGTACCGGAACCTCCCCTCGCCGTTCGTGGCGCTCGTCGACCGATCGTGGACCTGTTTCTCCCCGCACGGCCAATCGACCAACGAGTACGGGGTCATCGTCAACGATCGAACGCACACGTACGTCTTCCACTGGTACTTCCTCACCTGTCTCTGGGAGATCCACGACACGATCTACTCGGCGCGAGGCGACGACCCGCCGATCACGTACGTCGACCTCCGGCAGTGTCTCCGCGACGTCGAACCGTTGCTCGAGGACGGGGCCACGATCGAGGCCACCGTCTACGGGTTCGAGACGGACACGGGCCGCGAAGTAACGCGACGGGGAACGATCACCGACCTCACGTACACGGGCCACTCGACGGTGGACGGGCAACAGACGGCGCTGTTCCATCTCGCGGGCAAGGCCTCGCTGACGCTCGCGACCGACGACGGGACGTACACCGTCGGGGGGTGGGGAGCGATGCTCGAGGATTACGAGGCGACGCGGATCACGATCGAGTCGATCGACTGA
- a CDS encoding substrate-binding domain-containing protein produces MSDKHSHGKGKNDSSVSRRTFVKAAGASGATVSLAGCIYGGESSSDAVTVGMDPNLIDAVGEEVVQLLADSGADGIDIELQAGDEDTGDRRDTYTNLLQAGESQPDLLLMDNGWVNVFIQRGHIANLSDELDDDDLSTVQDEYFESFTATARHPDSDDLYGVPIFPDYPTMQYRKDYAREAGYGESDFDEWATEPMTWQEWAEVTEEIVAASDASYGLATQWDAYEGTSCCTWNEVMSSFGGAYFGGRDNLFGTVGDRPVTVDEPEFIEGLRMMRTFVADEHGEDTLDEYPTGIATPDITSWQEEDAREAILGGEAVMQRNWPYAINQNTEVAKDPIPVEDYGAMPIPYGVTKDEAAQPGTGGSTAALGGWHMTLNPNSQHTEDAIEVIRAMMTDDFNLGMFDLYGWIPPKPNLFDTQEAAEIEPMGNYLDTLRVAGENAMPRPVTLVWPNESTRIAEEVNAAVAGDKRPEDAAADLQGGLEEIEADG; encoded by the coding sequence ATGAGTGATAAACACTCTCACGGAAAGGGGAAGAACGACTCGAGCGTCTCGCGGCGGACGTTCGTCAAAGCGGCGGGTGCGAGCGGGGCGACGGTCAGTCTGGCCGGCTGTATCTACGGCGGCGAGTCGTCGTCGGACGCCGTCACCGTGGGGATGGATCCGAACCTCATCGACGCGGTCGGCGAAGAGGTCGTCCAGCTGCTCGCGGACAGTGGCGCGGACGGGATCGACATCGAGTTGCAAGCCGGGGACGAAGACACGGGCGACCGACGGGACACGTACACGAATCTGCTTCAGGCCGGCGAATCGCAACCGGACCTGCTCCTGATGGACAACGGGTGGGTGAACGTCTTCATCCAGCGCGGTCACATCGCCAACCTCAGCGACGAACTCGACGACGACGACCTCTCTACGGTACAGGACGAGTACTTCGAGTCGTTCACCGCGACGGCTCGCCACCCCGACTCGGACGATCTGTACGGCGTCCCGATATTCCCGGACTACCCGACGATGCAGTACCGAAAGGACTACGCTCGGGAGGCCGGCTACGGCGAGTCCGACTTCGATGAGTGGGCCACGGAGCCGATGACCTGGCAGGAGTGGGCCGAGGTCACCGAGGAGATCGTCGCAGCCTCCGACGCGAGCTACGGGCTCGCAACCCAGTGGGACGCTTACGAGGGAACGTCCTGCTGTACGTGGAACGAGGTCATGTCCTCGTTCGGCGGCGCGTACTTCGGCGGACGCGACAACCTGTTCGGCACGGTCGGGGACCGTCCCGTGACAGTCGACGAACCCGAGTTCATCGAGGGACTCCGCATGATGCGGACGTTCGTCGCAGACGAACACGGCGAGGACACCCTCGACGAGTATCCGACCGGGATCGCCACGCCGGATATCACTTCCTGGCAGGAGGAAGACGCACGCGAAGCCATCCTCGGAGGCGAAGCGGTCATGCAGCGAAACTGGCCGTACGCGATCAATCAGAACACCGAGGTCGCCAAAGACCCGATTCCGGTCGAGGACTACGGCGCGATGCCGATCCCGTACGGCGTGACCAAGGACGAGGCGGCCCAGCCCGGAACCGGCGGCTCCACGGCCGCGCTGGGCGGCTGGCACATGACGCTGAATCCGAACTCGCAGCACACGGAGGACGCGATCGAGGTCATCCGCGCGATGATGACCGACGACTTCAATCTCGGCATGTTCGACCTCTACGGGTGGATCCCGCCGAAGCCGAACCTGTTCGACACCCAGGAGGCCGCGGAGATCGAACCGATGGGGAACTACCTCGATACGCTCCGGGTCGCCGGCGAAAACGCGATGCCCCGTCCCGTGACTCTCGTCTGGCCGAACGAGTCGACCCGCATCGCCGAGGAAGTGAACGCGGCGGTCGCCGGCGACAAGCGTCCCGAAGACGCGGCCGCGGATCTCCAGGGTGGACTCGAAGAGATCGAAGCGGACGGATAA
- a CDS encoding carbohydrate ABC transporter permease, which yields MSTEDRTPGPTRQSNRSGPLVAITRWLENLGETGFAYLLLTPVFLLLVSIALYPLLRTFELSMYQNVLSDPEFVGVENYVELFTGGADPKLPGSTTFLPDISVDGTFPFVHVGGVLRSALAVTIIFTVVTVFFETLIGFGQALVLDQDFRGRRWVRAAIIIPWAIPIVIQGMIFYLMFHPSAGFLTEPLSRLGLVQLNNTFNDTASSLLILSVADIWKTSAFMALLILAGLQSIDRSLYDVAEVAGANKWQQFKMITLPLVLPSLGIAILFRTIAAMRIYGLIDSVSGCSTVPSLSCMVVTTFGTNRGLAAAVAFVTAGIIAVAVLGVIYQQYKEGF from the coding sequence ATGAGCACCGAAGATAGAACGCCCGGCCCCACGCGGCAATCGAACCGGTCGGGTCCGCTCGTCGCGATCACACGCTGGCTGGAGAACCTCGGCGAGACCGGGTTCGCCTACCTGCTGTTGACGCCGGTGTTCCTCCTGCTGGTGTCGATCGCGCTCTACCCGCTGTTGCGGACGTTCGAGCTGTCGATGTACCAGAACGTCCTGTCCGATCCGGAGTTCGTCGGCGTCGAGAACTACGTCGAACTGTTCACCGGGGGGGCAGATCCCAAACTCCCGGGATCGACGACGTTCCTCCCCGACATCAGCGTCGACGGGACCTTCCCGTTCGTCCACGTCGGCGGCGTCCTGCGGAGCGCACTGGCGGTGACGATCATCTTCACCGTCGTGACCGTCTTCTTCGAGACGCTCATCGGGTTCGGACAGGCGCTGGTCCTCGACCAGGATTTCCGCGGTCGCCGGTGGGTTCGCGCAGCCATCATCATCCCGTGGGCCATCCCGATCGTCATCCAGGGGATGATCTTCTACCTGATGTTCCACCCGAGCGCCGGGTTCCTGACGGAACCGCTGTCCAGACTGGGGCTCGTCCAACTGAACAACACGTTCAACGATACGGCAAGCTCGCTGCTGATACTCTCGGTCGCGGACATCTGGAAGACGTCGGCGTTCATGGCGTTGCTCATCCTCGCGGGCCTCCAGAGCATCGATCGGAGTCTCTACGACGTCGCGGAAGTCGCCGGCGCCAACAAGTGGCAGCAGTTCAAGATGATCACGCTCCCGCTCGTGTTACCGTCGCTCGGCATCGCGATCCTGTTCCGGACCATCGCCGCGATGCGGATCTACGGCCTCATCGACTCGGTGTCGGGTTGCTCGACCGTCCCATCGTTATCGTGCATGGTCGTCACGACGTTCGGTACGAACCGCGGTCTCGCGGCCGCGGTCGCGTTCGTCACCGCCGGCATCATCGCCGTCGCGGTGTTGGGCGTGATCTACCAGCAGTACAAGGAGGGGTTCTGA